The sequence aggaggaagaggaggaggtggaggaggaggaggaggacgctGGACGGTGGGGGCCTGGGCAGGGAGGCTTCAAGGAGAGCATGGCCAAGGGCGGCTCCAGGAGCAACAGGAGCTTCAGTGCTTCCGGGGGCACTAAGAGGGCCTGGGGCTCGCTGGTGGCCTCCAAAAGCCTGACCTCCTAGCTGCGGCGGGAGCAGGGAGGTGAGAGGGAGATGAGGGGGTCTGGAGGTGCGGCACGGGGTGCATGGGGGGGCTCCCGGGACCGCCGACCCGTAAGGCTTGTGGTAGGCTTTCCTGCAGAAGAGGCCTGCCGGTCTGTGCTGCTAAGCCAGGTGGGTGGGGGCCTCTGCGACCTGGGGTGCAGGACCCGGGCGGTGGGGGCCTCTGCGACCTGGGGTGCAGGACCCACGGCTCGCTCTCGGCCTGCGCCCTGGAGCAGAGGAGCGACGGGCCGAGGCTCGGCCCGGGGTCAGGCTGCAGGGGCCCCCCCGACGGCCGGCGCCTCCCCTCGGGGGCAGAGGGTGGGCGCTGGCTGCGGCGCCGGGCGGGGCGGAGCTGCGCGGGCCTCGGCCCCTCGGCCGCCCTCTCGGGTgacggccccgcggcccccgccccgccccgccgcatATTcaggcgcccgcccgcccgccccgtcCGAGAgcagcccgcgccgcccgcccgcccgagcCTCCGCCGCCCGCAtggccgccgcccgccgcctcctgctgctgctccagggGCTCGCGCTCGCCCTGGCGCAGATCGTAAGTGCCGCGGCCGCCGCGCGGGGtcggggtgcggggggcgggggcggggacgggtCGGGGTGCGGGCCTCGGCGCTTCCCCTCGGCGGGGCGCACAGCGGGCGCGTCCGGGCGCCGCGAGGGAGGCGGAGGGGCCCGGGGAGCCAGGGGGGCCCTGTCCGGAGGCGCGCGGCCCGGCCTGGGACAGGCGGCGCGGCCGGGAGCCCCGAGAGCCCGGGTGGCGGGCGAGACAATGGTGCCCATTCACGGGGCTCCGGTGCCCCGGCGCCGCCTCCCCCCGGGGGGCTCCAGCCAGACGCCGCTCGGCCCCGCTGCCGGGGGCCACCGGGGCGCGGGGACCCACCGGGACCGGCCCGGGCGCCAGCCTGGCACCTCGCTGCGCGGAgggcgcgggcccggggcgggggggggggctgccccgCGGAGGGCAAGCCAACGGGAAACGGAGGGGCTCCGGGGAGGGGCGCCCCCCGCGTGCTCCTTTCGGGTTAGGCGCGCCAGGCGCAGGGGGCAGGGCACCCGCTCACCGTCGGTACCTGTCGTGCGAGCGAGCGGTCCCGGAGCCCGCCGTCGCCTGCCCGCTGGGACCCGCGGCGCCCCGGTCTCCCGCTCCGTCcaccgccctccgccctccgccctccgccctccgcgaCCGCGCACGGGCCCCGCGGGCCAGCGCACCGGGACGCGCTCCGCGCTCGCTCTCCGGGAGCCGGGTCCCCCCGCGGCCAACCCGGGGCCGCGCCTCGGGTCCTGAGCGCCGGGAGGGGCACCCAGGGCGCCGCACAGTCGGTTCCCCGTGAGCGCGCCGCGCCCCGGGGGGGCTCTCCGCAgggacccccgccccctgcaccgTCTGAGGGCCTCCCCCTGTGTGTGTTCTCAGAGAGGTCCGCCCGGAGAACCggggcccccgggccccccgggGCCGCCGGGAGTGCCTGGATCCGACGGCATCGACGTGAGTCTCTAACCTGGgtcgggcggggggcgggggagctgcGCACAAAGGGGGACTTTGTGAGCCTcgggaggccggggggggggggggggggggggaggggggggttgcAGCGCCCCCTGCGGTCAGTAGGCGGCGCCggcctccccacaaggagcccgttTGTTCCTGGAAAACCCCGAAGCAGCGCGGAGAGCCGAGCGGGTGGCCGCCGCGCGCCCACAAGGGGCTGCTGTCCCGTGGCCGCCGAGCTCACAgccgcagcccccacccccatcccttccCTTGGGGCGGGAGCCGCCCTAACCTCCGGCCCTGCCCCCGGCACGTCTGGATGCTTCTTGGGGTGGCTCGAAGCCTCGGTCAGACCGCTGCCCCGCCGAAGCCAGACCCCCGCTCTTCCTTTGCCTCCTCCTCCCGGATTTAGAAGCACGGGGCTGTCGCCGCCCTCCTAGCTCCCTAGCGGCGGAGGGTTAAATGCCCCATTCAGGAGGCTCCCCCAGGAGGTCAGCTCCGTGTTTACCCATCTGGACAGACTTCTATTCAACCTGgtgcccccccccaaccccgggcCGCTGGGTCCCTGCCAGGCTCCCTGGCTGCCGCAGGCCCTGAGCTGCCTGAAGGCGGCTCTGGGGCTAAATATGACTCCACTGGCCCTGTCTGTCCTTTGTCACTATGAGTCCTTTGTCATGGGAGTGGGGGGGGACTTCCTGCCTTGGGAACGATTGGATCGGAGCCCTTCGTAGTCCCTCTTGGCCCTTGTCCTTGTCCCAGTCTCTTCTCTTCCTGATCCCAATCCAAAAATAGCTGCTGCCCACCCAGTTCATGTCCCCTTTCATGTGTTTCTGAAAGTCCCACGTTTCTGCCACACTTGCCCAAATCCAAGAGGCGCCCACGCTCAGGTAACTTGGAACCCACAACCGTCTCTGTGGGTCCTGTAACTGGCACCTTAGCAACAGCGGTGTGTCTATAGCCTGCTTGCGTGTTGACAGCACCCTCTCCAGCCTGGCTGGGGTTGATCTCAATCcacccatgattttttttttgggggggggggttgggggggaagggagctattttcataaaaaataaaaaattaataaaaatattaaaatgccagGCTGAGGGGAACCCAGAGCAGAAGAGAAGAGAGTGAGGAGAGGGCATGTGGGACCAGCCAGCCAGGGCCTGTGTGTGGCCATTTGGGGTAGTGTGAGCCACAGGGTGCTATTTGACCGACTTGTATCTTGCAGGGTGACAAGGGGCCCCCTGGGAAAGCCGGCCCTCCGGTGAGTGCTTTTTCTGCTTTGACCTTTGACCTTTCTGGGTCTTGCCCTCCTCTGGCTAATATTTGCCCAACCTCTGTTTTTAAGGGACTGAAGGGAGAGCCTGGCAAACCCGGGCCAGATGGGCCTGATGGGAAGCCTGGGATTGATGTAAGTACCTGAGTGTCGGCTAAAGCAGGTTAGAGCTGCACTCCCTGACTTTCAGAGCCCAGTTCTGGCATCTTCCCTGCTTTTCTGTTCAGAGCAGGGCAGCAGGATGGAGACTGTACAGCTATGAGTTCCCTTCACCTTCATGTGGCTCATGACCTCACAGCCACCCGGAAGCATGGATCGCAGGCACATGGGGTCCCAAAGAGGGGTTCTGTTCCTCTGCAGCAGCTAATGGGTTTACTCTCACATTTCTGGCCTCCAAGTACAGATCGAATGCTGTGGATGGAGCTGTCCCTTCCTTCCCTGCCATACCCTACCCCCTCGCAGCCCCAGGAGAACTCAGGAGAGGAATATTATTGACTGATACCACAAAATTCCCAGGGACGCCAAGGTCACAGGCTCCTGGACACAGCCAGGACTACTGGGACAGTCATCTGATTGGGGAATACACTTGGGTTAATCACTAAAAGATGGAGGACAAAGAGGTCCCATGATCCCATGAGTTGTCTTTGTCCTGCTGGCTCAAGAGGTGTCATCAGAGCTATGAGCAGCCCTCAGGACCCCTCCAAAATTTTCCACACCCTGCAAAGATTAAAAATCACATGCCTTCCACTAGCGCCTTGGTTCTCACATCTATGCAGAGAGGTGAACGTGATtaacccattttgcagatgtgaacACTAAGGATCAGAAGAAGTTGCCAAGGGCAGGCCTACCTCTAGGTCTCCCAGGCTGCTAACCTGGCAGGTGTGAGGCCTGCCCAGACAAATCCTTGGGCCTTGGTTTCTCATCTTTCAAAAGAGGGGAATTACTCTGCCTGCTTGCCTCCCACGGTTGTTGTGGAAACTGGGGGAAGAGAAAGCAAGGTGTTGAGGCCCCTTGGCCTTCCTGGAGCAGGTGAAGGGCAGCTTGGGCCCACCCAGGAGAGACCTCAGGCCCTGGCTTATCACATGGTTCAGGGAACAGGTTTGCCCTTCCCTGATCTACCTTCTTGTTCTTCCCCAGGGTCTAACTGGAGCCAAGGGGGAGCCTGgccccatggggatccctggagtCAAGGTAAGTGGCCTGCTGAGGACTCAGCTTGGGTATTCCAGGGGGGAGGGTGGGCTGTAGTAGACAGGAGCAGGGACATAGGAGACCCCAGCCTCTGAACCTGTCCCATTGCTCCTTCAGGGCCAGCCTGGGCTCCCCGGTCCCCCTGGCCTGCCGGTGAGTGACATCTGGGCTCCAAGGGATGCttttacgggggggggggggggcgggggaggaactTGGAGAAGGAGCCATGAACCCGAACTCCTTTCCTTCTGTTCCAGGGCCCTGGCTTTGCTGGACCTCCTGTAAGTCTTCCCGGATGGAACAGGGGCCCTGAGACTCTTGGGGAAGGAGGACACAGAAGGGCTTCCAGGGGACTGGACATGAAGGGGAGGGGCCAGCACACTGGGATGGTGTCAAGCACAGGCACACTTGCCGGGAGGACTCTGGGCCAGCTCACGCTGGGCCTGTCTGCTGGCTCTGGGATTCTCCGGCCCCTAAAGCCCTAAGCTGCCAGTGTCTCTGGGCTTGGCTGCAAAGTAAAAGTGGGGAAGGGGCCTCTGGGTAGCAGAGTCCCGACCTTTGTGTCAGGGTGAGCTAACCCTCCGAGGCATCCTGGCCAGTGACGGCTCTGCTCCTAGGGACCACCTGGACCTGTTGGCCTCCCCGGTGAGATTGGAATCACAGGCCCCAAGGTGAGCCCCAGCCCCCCCCTCCGcactctctgcctcctgccctttACCTCCAAGCTAGCCTACTTCTGGGTCTGGGGCAGAAACCCCTCCTGCTGAGCCCACCCTGCCGTAGAACTTTCAGGCAAAAAGAAGCCGACCTGGAGGACGGAGTGGGCAGGGCAGTAGCAGGAGGGGGGCAGAGTGACACTGGCAGTGCCAGGCAGAATAAATTTTGGCCCCTTTTGCTTCCAGGGGGATCCCGGACCAGATGGGCCATCGGGGCCCCCGGGGCCACCTGGCAAACCGGTAAGTGTCCTCGGACCTCCCACATGGGTCAGGATGAGGGCCTCTGGCACAAGCCTGGGGTGGGAAAGGTTGGGGTCGGGCTCCTTCTTCATACATCTCCCTCAGGGCCGACCCGGAACCATCCAGGGCCTGGAAGGCAGCGCGGATTTCTTGGTGAGCCACGGGCCTGGGGCGGGTGGGCTCTGGAGGTGGAGTcacggggagggggagaggctgcGGCTTCAACCTAGAGGGGTGAGAGGAGGGTTCGGGAGTTGGCAAGATGGGGAGCACAGCCCCGCTGGCCTGAGGCAAGCCAGTGACCCCAGAACCCGGCGGGATTTTCTTTCCAGTGTCCGACCAACTGTCCGGCAGGGGTGAAAGGccccccagggctgcagggggtgAAGGTAAGTCACTGGCGCAAGGCTTTGGGGGGCAGAGCAGGTGTTTGGGGGTGGACCTCACACCgagctccctccttcccttcaggGGCATCCTGGCAAACGCGGGGTTCTGGGCGATTCTGGCCGCCAGGGGAAGCCGGTGAGTGTGAGGGCAGAGGCCCGGCAGGTGGTGGGAAGAGGGCTCACAGGGGCCTCCCCTCCTcatcccccctccttcccctgtgGGTCTCTGGGGCCCGAGCCTTGAGCTGAGAAGCAGGAGGCCCAGTGTGTCCCTGGGCAAGTCCGTTCTCCTCCTGGGTGTCCATTTCTCCTCTGTCTGTCACACATGGGACTGTCTGGGTTCTAGGGTCCTGCCTGTCTGATCACTCATTCCTGCCCCCCTAGGGTCCCAAGGGAGATGTGGGTGCCTCTGGAGAGCAAGGCATCCCTGGACCACCGGTAAGGAACACTCGGCGCCCCCCACCTCAGGGCCCTCCCCTCCTCATCCTACGGCATCTTAGTGGAGCCACCCCCTGGGTCTGGCCTCcaacctgaaaaagaaacagcCGCGTGCAGGTGGCATGTctctgggtgggggagggaggccaaGGCGGTCAGAAATCGGGGGACAGGAGCCAAGGCTGTCAGCCAGCAGACCCAGCCGAGGCCCAGGTTTGGCAGTGTCCCCCGAGTGACCTTGATGAGTCCCTCCCCGGTCCCTGAGCCTCCTTGTCCCCTCTCTGAGGTCGGGACTATGCCCCCTGCCTCAGAGGGGCGTGGTgaacagcaggggtgggggtcagaGAAGCTGCAATGAAGTGGAATTGCCATTGCTGTCATTCTTCTGTCTTGACAGGGTCCCCAGGGCATCAGGGGCTACCCGGGCATGGAGGGACCCAAAGGAGAGATGGTAAGTCAGCCGGGAGTACTGCAAGAGTCGTCATGACCCGCCCTCTGGCCTCTGCGCTCTGGCAGCACTGACTGtccctctcctgtccccagggTCCTCGTGGGTACAAAGGCATGGTGGGCTCCATTGGTGCTGCCGGGTCACCCGTAAGTGTCCTCTTGCTCCCGCTGGAGCTCCTGGGGCTACAAGGGGAGGGTGGCTTCCCCCCGAGCCCGGGTGACCTGGATTCCCCTTTGTCCTTCTTGCCAGGGTGAGGAAGGTCCACGGGGGCCACCGGGCCGAGCGGGGGAGAAGGGCGATGTGGTGAGTCCTCAGCCACCGCTTGTCGGGTCGGGGCCCCTGGACAGCACTGGGCAGGACTCAGCTCCCCCTGGGGCTCGAGTGTGAGCGGGTGTGTGCGTGCTCTGGGTGTCtgcccaggtgtgtgtgtgtgcgccagTGTGTGTTACTCTGTGTCTGTGCGGATGCATGGGGGGGGGTGTGTGCGGACTCCGTGCTGTGCTGCGCAGGTGTGCACACATGGGTCACTCTGCACGTGCGTGTGTGCgggtgtgtgcatgcgtgtgtgtcaCTCTGTGTCTGTGCGGATGCATGGGGGTGTGTGTAGACTCCGTGCTGTGCTGTGCAGGTGTGCACACATGGGTCACTCTGTGCATCTGCACGTGCGTGTGTGCgggtgtgtgcatgcgtgtgtgtcaCTCTGTGTCTGTGCGGATGCATGGGGGTGTGTGCAGACTCCGTGCTGTGCTGTGCAGGTGTGCACACATGGGTCACTCTGTGCGTCTGcacgtgcgtgtgtgcatgcgtgtgcgttACTCTGTGTCAGTGCGCGTGAGCGACTGGTGTGGGGCAGGAGCCTTTGCGCTGGGAGCCCCGCACCCCAGCAGCCCCACTCCTGCAAGCCCAGCCTGCGCTGAGCAAATTCAGCTTGAGAGAAGCGGCGGGATCTGGTCCCAGGCCCGTGGCGGCCAGACAATGACATTCCAGCAGATCAGCCACGGGGCTAATGGGATTTGGGCCACGTCCCAAACCtctgaacttcctttttttttttaattaattgacttCATTTTTGAGCAGTTTTGAGTTTAGAGAGAAGTTGAGCAGAAAGTAAACGTTTTTTGGCCGTGCCAGTTTTTAAACGTACATAAAAGTAGAGAGAATTCTAGAACGACCTCCATATACCTGTCTCCCCAAGGTGACATTCTGTCGCAGTCAATCCACCACTTTGTGGCTCATGTTTCCAAGCAAATCCCCTCATATGTCATTTCACCcctaaatacttcttttttttttttaatacttcttttttaaagattttatttatttattcgtgagagacacagagagagagagggagagagacagagacacaggcagagggagaagcaggctccatgcagggagcctgacgtgggactcgatcctgggaccccagggtcacgccctgggctgaaggcagatgctcaaccgctgagccacccggacgtcCCACCCTTAAATACTTCTGCATGTCTCTACATACAAGGACTTTTACAAGGAAGTACTGCAAGAGTCGTatttttacaaggaaaaataaGGACTTTTCCTCCCCAAAATCACACTATCCTTCATTATCATACCAACAAAATGATCAATTATTCCTTAATGTCCGCAAAATAACCAGTCTGTGTTCCGTGTTTCCTAATTATCTCAATAATGTCTCttcagagggcacctgggtggctcggttggtacatggctgccttgggctcacatcatgatcccagggtcctgggatggagaccacccctgccccccacccctgcatctgggctccctgctcattggggagcctgcttctcctccaacTCCCTGGCTCTGTcgccatctctgtctctctctcaaataaataaatacaatcttaaaaaaaaaaaaaaaaaaagcgggaaccctgggtggctcagcggtttagcacctgccttcagcctagggtgtgatcctgaagtcccgggatcgagtcccacgtcgggctccatgcatggagcctgcttctccctctgcctgtgtctctgcctctctctctctccctctctatgtctatcgtgaataaataaaatcttaaaaaaaaaaaaaagtcccttcaaGGTTCTTGTTCAAATCAAGACCCAAAATCCACACATTGTATTGAGTTGTTGTGTTTCTTCAGTAAGTGGAGCTCAGAGCCCAGGTGGGGGAGGTCCCGGTGGACCTCCAGTTCCTTCCCCTGGACGTGCCCCATCCAGTCCCATCGGTGCGGGGCTGACTTCTGCTACTGCCCCCCCAGTTCCCAGGCCCCCTCCCTCAGCTTCTGCTCCGTGTTCCTGTGCCAAGAGGGATCCTGGGCCCGACACCTTCTCATCACCTCTCTGAACAGCCAGGTGGGGGTTCGGCACCCTGAAGGTGACCTCATTTCTGTCTACTTTGCAGGGTGGCCAAGGTCTCCGAGGACCTCAGGGCATAACAGGCCCGAAGGGAGCAACCGTAAGTGGCCCAGGGCTACCCCGACAGAGAGTGGGTCAGTCTGTCCCAGGTCCTAGAGGACAGGGAGCCTGGGATTCTAGGAGGACAGAGGGCGGGCTGCTCTGTGACCTGGGAAAAGCCCTCTTGCTGGGCTGTAGTTCCTTCACCTGCAAATAGGGTGATGgtggagcagagggtggggggatCTTGCGGCAATCTGGGACACTTGTCCCCCACTCAGAGGAAGGACTGCGGTCTGTCCCCCCAGACCCTCCTCCCATTTCTGCTCCCCTCCCAGTTGGCTGGTGGGGGTTCTTGAGATAACCAGACCCACTTCCTACCCTCATGCTGCAGCGGTCACACAGGGACGTGTGGGTGGCCTAACCCCAGGCGTCTCCCCACTGTGAGTCTCCCTTCAACTTTCCTTCTGAGCAGGGGCCCCCAGGCATCGATGGCAAGGATGGGACCCCAGGCACGCCAGGCATGAAGGTAGGAGTGGGGACTGCCGGTGGGTTTGGGAGGGTCGGGGTCCCTCCTGGCTCAGGCCAGTCTCATCACACTGATCCCGGAGGCCTAGGAGCCTGGGATCCTCAGGTGTGTCACGGACACAGCCCTGCttgcctctgggcctcagtttccctactgGCACTTGAGTGGAAGCCATGGACCCTCTTGCTGGGGCTTTCACTTGTGCCTCTGTTCTCCGTGTCTCCCAGGGCAGTGCGGGACAGGCAGGGCGGCCAGGAAACCAAGGCCACCAAGGCCTAGCGGTGAGTGGGGGGATCCCAGGGGCTGCCCCACGGGCACACTGCTTCTCCTCCTCAGGGCTGCCCACTCCCTCCTGGCGGCATGGGTGGCTGATGAGGCTGGGTGTGAACACACACCCAGGGTTCTCGCTCTAGTCCTTGTCCCCACGCAGCCCAGGCCCCATCACCATCTCTGTGGCCACTCAGATTCCCTGTGTTGGCTCCTCCCCACTGAAGTGCTCTCCGTGGCCCCCATTGCTTCCAGGAAAGCCATTCCATCCAGTGCTCCAAGACAGAGTCCCCGGGGCACACTGAGTGGCAGGGAGAGTTGTGAACAGGACAGTCACAGTGCTTGTCCTCACAGCCCACCCTAACTGATGCCACCCTACCCTTCCATCCTCATCAGCCACTGCCCCCGGGTCCTCCCCTTTCTCGGCTGTTGGCTGTTCTAACCCCACACCTTCAGGCCTTTGCAGGCGCTGCTGCTTGGACCGCCCTTCCCCATCTCTCTGGGCCTTGTCACCGTTCAGGGCCACCTCCATCCCACGCCTTCCGGGAGCCCAGTCCATGGGCGCCTCGCCTCCCTCCCTGCTGGGGGCACTGAGGCCAAAGCCTGATAACACGCCCAGGTGCAGAGCACGTTCCTACATGTGTTCACGTGTGCCTGTTAGCGCAGgggcctcctctcctccctgcaggctgcaggcCCCTGTGCCACCCCTCCACACactcccacacacacccccacacccccactcccaccagggctcagggctcagtcaGGTTTGTGAGGCCAGGACTGGGCCTCCCAAAGGAGGGGATCTGGATTGGGGATGGGAGGTAAAGCCGGAGATGCCTGGGGTTCCCCAAAGCCAGGGTAGAAACTGATACCAACTTCTTTCTACAGGGCGTGCCGGGCCAGCCTGGGACAAAAGGAGGCCCGGGAGACAAGGTATGGTGACTCCAGGCTGGGGACAGAACTGGCTTCATCTGAGCAAGGGAGCCTGCGGGCAGGGTCCAGGGGCATGGCTCAAAGACTGCAAGGCCAGGCCTCACCCCAGGTTCAAGGACATGGCCTGGACACAAGTCCCCTTGGGCCTCACCACCTCCCgcttgccccctccccctgccctccttggGGACAAGAGACACGGCTCCCAatccagaggaggaaacaaaTACGGGAAAATCTGTGGACTCCAGAAGACCTGACCAAAAACACCGTATCCCCAATTCATGTGGTTCTAGATTCTGTTTAGGGTTCACCAGGCTCCCCAAGGTCAAGGGCTTGCCTGGGCCCCCCAGACTCACCTTAAAACTGTGTTTTCCTGCAGGGTGAACCAGGCCAGCAGGGCCTCCCTGGATTCTCTGGTCCCCCTGGGAAGGAGGTAAGTGCTCTCCCCAGAACACAGGGCTCTTGCACTGGCCCCCCTCCCAGGCCTGAAGACCCTGCACCCAGCATATGAGGCCTGGGTGAGGTGTGGGGTGAAGCCCTAGTGCGGGGGGTGCCCTGGATCCCAGTCTGGGCTGTGCCACTGACCCCACTGACCCAGGGGTgctcccttttcctctctgggTGGTCGTTTCTCTATGTACAATGCAGTGATGGTGGGGATCAGTTCTGTCCTGTATGGGTGTCCCCTCCTCCGATGGCCACACTGACCCGAGCTAAGAATCCAGCAgacagtcattcattcattcaatcattcattccaTAAACATTCACCAAATCC comes from Canis lupus baileyi chromosome 13, mCanLup2.hap1, whole genome shotgun sequence and encodes:
- the COL9A2 gene encoding collagen alpha-2(IX) chain, coding for MAAARRLLLLLQGLALALAQIRGPPGEPGPPGPPGPPGVPGSDGIDGDKGPPGKAGPPGLKGEPGKPGPDGPDGKPGIDGLTGAKGEPGPMGIPGVKGQPGLPGPPGLPGPGFAGPPGPPGPVGLPGEIGITGPKGDPGPDGPSGPPGPPGKPGRPGTIQGLEGSADFLCPTNCPAGVKGPPGLQGVKGHPGKRGVLGDSGRQGKPGPKGDVGASGEQGIPGPPGPQGIRGYPGMEGPKGEMGPRGYKGMVGSIGAAGSPGEEGPRGPPGRAGEKGDVGGQGLRGPQGITGPKGATGPPGIDGKDGTPGTPGMKGSAGQAGRPGNQGHQGLAGVPGQPGTKGGPGDKGEPGQQGLPGFSGPPGKEGEPGPQGEIGPRGIMGQKGDQGERGPVGQPGPQGRQGPKGEQGPPGIPGPQGLPGIKGDKGFPGKTGPRGSVGDPGVAGLRGEKGEKGESGEPGPKGQQGVRGEAGYPGPSGDAGAPGVQGYPGPPGPRGLAGDRGVPGLPGRQGVAGRDASDQHIVTVMMKMMQEQLAEVAVSAKREALGAIGMVGPPGPPGPPGYPGKQGPHGHPGPRGVPGIVGAVGQIGNTGPKGKRGEKGDRGEMGRGHPGMPGPPGIPGLPGRPGQAINGKDGARGAPGAPGEAGRPGPPGPAGLPGFCEPAACLAASAYASARLTEPGSIKGP